The Coregonus clupeaformis isolate EN_2021a chromosome 27, ASM2061545v1, whole genome shotgun sequence genomic sequence ggcagaatgaagaacgaaatcatctcagaatgattccccgacaaccgcatcttaaccggttcagtcctcatcgtgatacgtgccagactactgccgttcagagtggtcgcttcaatggcttccggcaattgctccttggaaagccccagctgttccaccaactcggcatcaagaaagcttccatcggcacctgaatcgataaaagcgttaatcgctaagctttgattcctgttcacaagggtagccgggaaacggggtctgacagaggtactgagaggttgaaactggctcgctaaaagtcctcccaactttagcgagccgggcagtttgacgaccgccggggaacaagtggagatgtaatgtcccgagcgaccacagtagaggcagcagttggtcttacgtctatgttgacgctcctccttggttaacccgtgccgccccacttgcatgggttcagaatcgggagagaggtcctctccactaatcctttgtggtggagaatgatcgacgtgttctggtccaccacccgacccgactgggaactgagaagctgatcgattggacggaccccattgcttctccctccttcgctctcggactcgattatccacccgaatagacaaggctaccaagctgtccaggtcactaggctccggataggagatcaactcatccttgagctgctccgacagaccctggtaaaagaccgcttgcagagactcctcgttccacccactctccacagccaacgtcttgaacctcgatcacgaagtcggccacgctgcgagttccttggtgaagagaaaacaggcgcctagctgcatccctccctcggacggaatggtcgaagagcttcttcatctcggccgtgaacccctggtatgaagccatgcaggaatcctgtcgttcccaaacggctgaagcccactccagcgccgcccacgcagcaactcaatcacaaaggctatcctagccttgtctgtggcataagagtagggctgtagatcgaacactaatccacactgcataaggaaggaacggcatcttcccagctccccctcatatttatccggcgtcggaaccttgggctcacggagggacacaacttcagaagcggcaggcgagatgggtgaaaccggtagtggatcctccaccggacacttgcgttggttctggacctccgtcagaccggtagaaaggttccgaactgacaacgcgatctcctgtagtaccgtgctatgatggcccaacatcttctcctgctgggtaatggcatggcgaacagagtccaggtccgctgggttcattactggccggatcgttctgtcacggtttactaagccagaacccagaagcagaccaggacaaggtacgttgagacaaagatgagtgtttatttaatagattcccgagtgaggttgaataatccagggaacagagcgggtggcgtggatgggttgttgagggtgcagtggttggtccggtaatggctcggcagccgccgaccatcaggcagaggttgggagaaggttccgggtgagagactgtagataaaaacaaacggaggtaagtacacggcaagccaacaaggtgcaaaacaacaaaactaacactagtagctcagaggctgatacgctgacaaacatactgttcatggctaacgatccggcaggaactggatgttaggccagagcctaagaagggtgatgatcaggaccaggtgtgcagattgctgatgggatgcaggtgcggaaatcaagagcgctccccggagcgttcccgacccctcgggaaactggagctcacgaacagaaacactagtcaccagacaggacccgactcagactgccgggatcgttacaacttcatatgatcacaccggtacccgtgacctgttcctccaacagaatttattctacccctcctggtaatGTGAATTTCTACACTTAGTTtgtcaatgaatatccacgcaccatttattcttctctttcctaatgtgagattgggcacgccctttctccatcagacagaagcttcaaacgacctcaaatatagttcctttccttacagaaaggctattatctgcaggatttcttattattgtcactcacacagatgagcagccacttgtgcctaaatgaatcagacagttgaatgactcacagccgcccaagcaaaccattcacccacacaagatgagcagacctactctatttaacactttctctatattttgaagcccttgtcgctatttaacccgttcacctactcaggatgacctaacttttttacctgatcgaccctgCCTAACTTTGGCATCACTACAACACAGGATGATGCCCCACCTACCCGAGCAGACCTCTAACAATGAATTCCTCATTAGAGCGGTAACCGTAGGTCCCAAATTTAgctagccacctgcccgttcagcCCTGTGGagtgctaattttagctctccaaagcggtatccacaggatttctatttatttagccccctaggtgacacacttcctcgacacacctggacttctactacgctttcctaagcgacctgtaaattcggCCCTCTTTCTCTGATACACTTCCACGACACAGAGAAAGAGCGTTATTGCACAGGATTTCAcctacctaagcagtcctcaaGATGATTAACTTCCACTACACGTCTAGAGCGGTATCTGTAGGTCTttttaacatgttattgtctgatcgctcaaccagctggacagccgcccgtgccgaaatgacccagacagagcgatcagcaagatgaatcaaatGAGTCGACTGAATCGAACAGACGCATCTGATGAGCCGCCGAGTGACCCCGATGATTGAATGCACGAATTGAGCAATTGAATCAAACAGATCGATCAGACTGTCCAgatgagcaacctgaatgagacagatgaatcatccaacttgaccacaaccaatcaaatcacaatggattaaacAGAATGACCAACAGGACGAACAAATGAATCATATGATTTGAACAaacggttcagacgaacaacagagtgacatcgacatgtattcttaaatccaaaagctcccagtctctaattttctggttcttaaatttggagagacctacttggtattctgCTGCTGAGGCCGGGCCCCGGATCGAACCATACAACTTTATACCATATAAGTAAGTACTTGGCTTACCTATTAAATGCgtccgcttttgtttgtatggtccgtccaagccgtttcataactgcagatgtacaccgtctctgGCCCCTGTTATCAACTCCTGGCAAAGCTCGCCaaatatgtcgtagaaatatatatgactcaaaagtagtcaactcaaacatatctctcaagaaactggagcctgTGAATCCAACAATTAGACTTTTATTATCTAATAACGAAAGCAGTtccatggaacggctgtctctctttggcttagagctccTTTTATACccacacaaatgcacaaacatacTTCCATGGCATATTCAGTTACCCCCTtatggcaaattcctaacttattttagttctgcaccacccttctttttcaacgtccagctgtcacacaatgtccactccaaaaggtcatgaatgcttttttctatatgaagcatctcattctatcattctattggctgcgtggcttaggccccttcttaaaaaataACTAATGTAACACATactgttgagagcttttgtgaaagagcacatacattcatttaaaacacagcatatactacatggctatattccttatttaagcatgcatctggattataaaatatcaaacatgtttattatattttacctttggcatctccctacatttgccttaatgatacatcaAATAATCCTAtactatctgaggcaggttgagctggactgggggctctacagtgaaatagtacaataagaaataaccgaaacaacaataggcaaggcatattgacatgggagagaggcataaagcaatcacaggtgttattcgagagagctaagacaacagctggtaatggtgacgaaagtttgggctgaggctaaacagataaacagcaggcatcagctgtgtagctgagtgatcataaggtccagtgaacagcaataggtgagtccagGAGCAGTTCGgtggctgctacggcacaggcgagcaggaggcacggctgttgattgcatgtgctagcgggccggggctagcagatggatcttcgtggtcgtcgcaacgggaagcctgttgaaaccagatcagacgattacgtcggcagaccagtcgtgatggatcggcggggctccgtgtcaacactaggaggtcctgtccggttgacagagaggtagatagccgggagatgggcctggctcgaggctatttcaaggctaactggtgcttgcttcgggacagtggtgattagccaacaacaataACAGCCTTTCGGTTGCAGCTAggtagttgcgatgatccggtgttaaggtccagtgattccggcagaaaatccgatatactctgggtcgatagcacgctatgcagactgtgcagactggccgataattgtccaggctagagctggctggtaggtagtgcaggccacggacaatggtgaagatcgctaacggtggctaatagcaagtagctggctagtttcagccggaggttctagataaaaaagtataaataaataatagaatccgttccacattgggtgtggcgggttgcaggaaagtatatttagttaaaggatggaaagtgagattgagaaatatatacgaaaaatacccccaaaaaacaaaactgcctatttacacgaggacactacagaatacacgaccgcactgttACGCCATCTTGGCTTACATGCCCGGCAGGAGAGCATCCTGAACATACAGACGCTGATGAGGATGAAGGTGCCTCCTACAGACAGCAGGATGGGGCCAAGCAGCTGGGTCCACTCGAAGCTGCGGCTGACATCGTACTTATGCCAGCCCATGACTGCGAACGTCATTCTCACCAGATCCATGAATATCCCAGAGAACAGGAGGGTAGCCCCTGTATTCTCCCCGCCTGAGACCGACACGTGGCTGTCTAACTGGCCAAGAGGAGGGATGGGTCCGATAGGGATAGGTACCACATTCAGAGAGAGATCGTCAAAGGTGGCGGTAACGTTAGCGGCAGTTACTGCCGTGTCTCCTCTGCCGGTGTTGTCGGGCTGAGACTGAAGCTGCTGAACTCCCTGTCGCTTCTTCACGAGTCCAGTCTGTCACCTCACTAAGGAGTGCTCTGGTTGCTCCTGTGTTTGTGCTTTTAGTTGGAGCCATGTCTCCTGTCACAGTGGCTATTGAGAAACAGAAGTGTTATCTCCTGACCATTCATGACTCAACATTTTCATATTGTGAAGATTTTCTCACTGTCCATAGTACCGGCCTATTTGGACATATTCAGTGATCTGAATTATTTACTAAGTCCTCCTAACCACACAGGATTTATAACACCCGGCCAAACAATAATAACAACATGCAGAAACAGTAGGCTATGTTGGAGCTTCATGATGCTTGATCACAACTTGTTTACTTTGTGGAAGTTGCTGTCTTAACCACGTAGTTCATCTATTCAGACAACAACTCATATTTCATTGACAGAGATAAAAGCAAACCCAATCAACGGGTTTGGAATCAATATTTGAGTCAGTTGTTAGACACATCTCATTACCCGAAGGAGAACTCCAAGGCATGGAGAGTTCAAGAGAGGAGAGTTGTGTTTGAACACACAGGAGTGTTTGAGGTCTAACCCAGCTAacacataatgttctgagaaccatatattTCTTAGAGCTTGGTAAGAGCGTTCTTATCCTAtgtttattttgcatacaaccttcccacaactctCTGGGAATGGTGCAAGACTGTTGCTTGACtatggaacattctcagcacatataaggaacttgacaaaaaacaaacattttattggtattactttaacagaacgtttcctaaaagttaaaacatggttacatttcatttcaattttggtaatgttctaggaatgtgctccaactggtttgacattgggaatgttctcaaatagttcagagaatgttaagaacCAATGTTCTTCtatgggaatttcagtacttcagtataacgtttcctacaggtttcctcatggttctatttaaaattgtgttctcaaattgttccgagaacattaagaaaacattCTATAAGAACCACAGGTAAACCTTAGTAACGTTCAGAAAaacatacattccgttctcagcatcaacaaaactctctctatcctctatatgtgttcaggtgtgttggccgcgcccactaattggccacacctgatcttaatgagcatttgtttcctttgaaatagggtctgttgaatagactaaaatgaacagctttgtatgtgtaaaaaacatggcatgctagctccatcctggtggtgcagtggactaattccatggatagagaacagaaaatgataggtttgaatctcactgattctgtgtcacaataaaaaaaatggtttgcatgattaatgcctaaggaaattaatatccatgtgtcctatctgtggtTGGAGTTCAAAAAAGTTACCTAAAATCagatagcagtgttattaaaagtcttattgaaaaaTGTAGTGAAAGTTTTAattaaggaagttattcaaaaccTCCAACCAAttctcagagcgttaataaaacctccctgGAAAACTTTAAAGGTATaagagtaaaacgttctcagaacctccctgcaacctaaagataaacattcccagaacatgcaaaatgttcacttctgttctcagaacatttaaaAAACGTTCTGTTAAACGTTCTGTTTTACTGGTAAGAAAACATATGGCTTTGTTgtcacaaccaatgtgaaaccaaaaacataagttcccacaacttccaaggaatcaAGTGTGCTAGCTGggaagacagaggaggggagagaaggagacagggagggagaagaAGTAGAAGAAGAAAGGGAGGTGCTTTCCTGCATGCACAGACCATGGAACACGAGCCGCAATCCACCTTGTCAAATATAATTTCACATGATCGCATCTCCAATCGCACTGTTATACATAACTTATCACCATCAGCCCCATATTGCAATAGTTGAACAATCAGTGTAGCATGTTAAGTGGAGGGGATTTAAAAACACACGCAATACGTGTCACCGGGAAGTGGGTAACAAGCTGAGAGCTGGGTAAAAAACAATGCAGCACGCAGCTGGCTACAGCAAAATAGCAGCCTAACTTTCAAGATACAGAATGTCTCCTAACCACTTAACCCAAGACGATTTCTTAGGCGCTCAGTTACACGTTAGGTGTCTTGGTGAGACATATCAGTAGCTATGTTAGGCTCAATTTAGTCCCCATATCACccctcattcacacacacacaaacacacacagcatttCTTGTAATTACCACTATGTTAATGTAACATACTTTGACAACCTGAACAAACATATGGATTTGGTCAAGGCAACAGTCCATAAGTGCAGGGTCTTCAAAGTCGGTTTGTGAATATTCTTGAGACATACTCTTCAAACTGATGTCGGCAACTTGTCGGTCGATGGTTGTGTCTTGTCTCTTTTTAAACCGTTGTTCTGTTAGATTAAGTCAGGGCCACAATATGTCAGTGCAACCACCCACAGTCACACTAATTCATCttctacattacatttacatcatttagcagacgctcttatccagagcgactgatcTAATGTCGTCATACTGTTTTACCCCTTCAATACATTTGAACAACATCTATTCTATTAGGAATATCTTGCGACTGAAAAAACATTCCGGAAAACACCCCATTCACTTGTGGTGTCTTACttcaggcttccccaaaaaatgaccaagaaaaaaagaaaaaagcatacaaaataatgtatatttcgtctctctgtgtttcataaatgtccttcaattatttatgtattatttatttctcaccggagaaagcatccaagcaAACGAAACAgagcccctctgtctctgtacgtGTAGCCGATCTATGCTggctggtcaaaaagagtatgacagcatttggcctcccttaatacaaaatgataaaataatagccaatcattGTAGCTGTGAATGGttctggcgcaccaaaaaaaaaagtatcaagggaagccagtttggatatGGCTTCACAGCAATCACATCACGTTAGaagccaaacgtcattgacagaaaacttgaattgttgcatctcgttgtgtcgttgtcctccggtcgcaagctagctagctagggatttggactttggctttcgcaacagctaatggagatcctaataaaatacccccCAAATATGGCCACAGACTTATTGGCAAGAATGCATTTCTGCACTTTGCTAAAAGCTGCCCAGAATCAAGTAAATAATTGTCCGATTATCACCACCAAAGGAACATCAACGTAAAACTAAAAGTGCTCAAGGACACTTGACGTAGAGTATTCATAAATTGTTTGAGAATAtgtgtatttgtgccaaccgTCAGTGAAAGTGTTGTAGCAGTTTAAGTGTTTGGTTATGCCGATGCAAGTAAAGCACCCCCGTTGACATTGTCTGTTATGCAAACGTGGTAAGAGAATGTGTCAGTAATGAGCTGCACTGTGAAAATGATTTATTGTGAGTTTTCCAGTAACTTAATGGCAACTTGTTGCTGTGAATTTATCATTTCTTAACTGGAAACTACTTGCCGTTAAGTTATTGTGGAAGTCACAATAGCTTACTGGCAAAATGTTGCCAGGAACccagagcagggtttcccaaaatcTGTCCTGAGGCGCCtcctgggtgcacgtttagttttttgccctagcactagcGATGGGGAAACTaagcttcctgaagcattgagcatttccagccaattgtgtcgaaaataggttcattactcgaggctttgatcaacacgttgtacactagtggcacctgctggtcaaaataatttagaACAGCCAAATTATTCTAGATGACGTCGTACATGCCGTAGCGTGTGCGCAGGGTAGCCTTTTTGTCTTCTGCCGAAACCAATAGCAAACCAATCAGATGGTTGTTCGACATCACAAAGCTTCGGACATCATTGATCacgtgcttctgataaagtgatacaagcATCGGCGCACTGCTTCAAAGTAAACTGCTTAGCGATTTCGACACATGCCTCGGAGCTCCagtatcaaacgtaacatcacctattgacactacacagctgattaaaataacaaatgtatcatcaagctttgattatttgaatcagctgtgtagtgccagGGTAAAACCCAAAATGTTCACCCAGGGAGggcccgaggaccgagtttggaaatCCCTGACCTAGCAATCTTGCCAGTAACCTACTGTACCTTCACTGAGTCTTCGGTTGACAACATGCACATCACTTGCTGATTGGCAGGATACTGTAACAGCGGCAGCCTGTCAGAAGTTTGCAGGCGTGACTTattggaacgaattgcaaaaatctctgaagctggagactcttatctccctcaataactttaagcatcagttgtcagagcaccttaccgatcactgcacctgtacacagcccatttgaaattagcccacccaactacctcatccttatattgttatttattttgctattttgcaccccagtatctctatttgcacataatctcttgcacatctagcattccagtgttaatactattgtaattattttgcactatagcctatttattgccttacctccataacttgctacatttgcacacactgtatatatattttctgttgtatttttgactttatgttttttaccccatatgtaactctgtgttgtttttattgcactgctttgctttatcttggccaggtcgcagttgtaaatgagaacctgttctcaactggcttacctggttaaataaaggtgaaataaataaataaataaaaaaattctagTCGTGGCTTTCAGCTAGCTCTTTTTGGTCTCCCATTAGAGGGAATGTCATCTCAGTTAATGTATTCTATTCATACATATTAAGCTTTTACACTGTAAATTACTGTGAATTTGACAATAACCCACTTGTAACTAGTTGACAGTAagttatgtaagggataatcaaagaggagctatgcgttctctggaaaataatagcgcatcgtggaacacaccttccacgaaATGCATAGAAACAAACTTTTCCAGAGAACACGTAAAGCCCCTAGTTGATGTGTGTTCATTTGCAGTTAAAAATGTGTTAAATATCCActaaagtagctagcaagtttactagatactgtagctacagtagctgctttggtaaccaaacaaacagacttgctagtttagctaaccaaaccctCAGTCccagcttgctattatgaaaatctcattcaacaatgccaatgttTTCAATTCggcttttgctttcaaaagcagctcaatagaacatgtaagaatgaattctagccattgaattctaccatgCTGATATACCATGCATtgtagggaaataatgcacgctctagaatgcccttcaagccaatcagaaacaagaaTTCAACAATACCATGGTATAATGAAAATTAAACATTACCTTCCTGTGAATCAGATGCCATTAAGCTACTGGAAAATGCACAGTAACCTCTTAGAAGTGCAGCTCTTCTGTGTCACAAGTTCTTACAAAGAGTGCAGAACTGACTATGTCAAAGTGGTGCTCAAccagggctgttgcggtgaccgtattaccaccacaccggcggtcacgagtcatgaaggcagtcaaattccatgtgaccgtttattcacggtaattaggcttctccaaaatctgatgctgctgatggtcattagtagcctaccaaacttgctaattgcctggtactcagcactctattgtccctctaatcactctgacatcaatgcaaatctaatcgaaaatctaatcaaacacatCACAAGAGCCCATTCGCTCATGTTGAGCAACATTTCTATAGACTATGCAATTgtgcgagaaaacagagtgatggcctctattaaaaagaggaggatcccatcagctttctataggctaggcctactatatttacttctcaactttcctaatattaagtacattgcttctctttacaacaggagtatagcctacctggctggcatgaaaatgaaccacgggaaaagagTCCTCCATTCGCTGTTTAAGTCCATAAATAACATGTATTTTTCCCACtacccctgtttcgagacaggtgcatgataatggtccattctaaatcaagacatatttcacacatacagtaccagtcaaaagtttggacacacctactcattcaagggtttttctttatttttactattttctacattgtagaataatagtgaagacatcaaaactatgaaataacacacatggaatcatgtaggaaccaaaaacgtgttaaacaaatcctcattttattttagatttgagattctcaaagtagccaccctttgccttgatgacagctttgcacactcatggaattctttcaaccagcttcatgaggaatgcttttccaacagtctttaaggagttcccacatatgctgagcacttgttggctgcttttccttcactctgcagtccgactcatcccaaaccatctcaattggagcaaaaacctactggacattagctctccaggaatactaactgtaagtcgctctggataagagcgtctgctaaatgactaaaaaaaaaaaaaaaaaaaaaaaaaaacagggttgggcagtcctgtcataaagtaatgatggactgtcatttctttttgcttatttgagctgtttttgccataatatggacttcatattttaccaaatagggctagctTCTGTATACCAACACTACAttgccacaacacaactgattggcacaaacgtattaagaaggaaagaaattccactaattaacttttaaggcacacctgttaattaaaatgcattccaggtgactacctcattaagctggttgtgagaatgccaagagtgtgcaaagctgtcatcaaggcaaaaggtggctacttttaagaatctaaaatatattttgatttgtttaacactttttcaaatcaaatccaaatcaaattttatttgtcacatacacgtgtttagcagatgttatagcgggtgtagcgaaatgcttgtgcttctagctccgacagtgcagtaatatctaacaatttcacaacatattgtaatgacgctccaggagagtgaggatccatttgcagttttattacaatctgggtcgtacaaacagggtcaatcgccagcagacacaacagtagggataaggcaactcgtaatccaggtacaggcataaggtcagggcaggcagcaagcttaccaaaatcagtccagtaaagaatatagtccagggcaggcagcaaagaatcaaggagggaaaaacagtccagagtaaatccacgggcagacagacacaggcgaaaacgcacagaaatgatcaccagggtaaacaagacttcgcaagggggagagagtttgagagcacctaaatagtctactgatgggagtcaggtgcaacggtaatcagagccaggtatgtgggaaatgtagttcaggggtttaatactcaggagagggttccctctggtggtgagcaggaggaacagcgggaatctcgtttgtgacagagccccccccctgcgagcggctcctgacgcgaagaggcgaacgacgccggggtcttcctcgaggtcgggggcccggtttctccgggtgcgtcctatggaactcagtcatgagtgcggggtcgagtatgtcctctgtattaacccaggatcgctcttccggtccgtacccctcccaatccaccagatattggaggagcctgccccggcgtctggaatcgagtagatctcgaacctgatatgcctcctcgccgtccaccaagatgggtggggggccctgatcactggtctgctcctcctcctccgctctcggaccaccagcgggtttgagaagtgatacatgaaaagtgggagagatacgataattagagggtaatgccaaacggaaggaaactggtgtaatctgtttaacaatttggaagggacctacatacctgggactgagtttcttgcaaggaagtctgaggcgtaggtctcgagtggatagccagacccattgacctggagtatattcgggattggggcgacggtgacgattggcctgcaacttctgtctcctgacagcacgtagcaagtgggtgtgagcctgactccagatgtcctcgcttctctggagccagtcgttgacagagggtacctcggtgggttcccctgaccatggaaatagggggaggttggaagcccattacacattggaatggagttagaccggtggagggtttctggagtgagttctgtgcatactccgcccac encodes the following:
- the tmem174 gene encoding transmembrane protein 174, with product MAPTKSTNTGATRALLSELDSHVSVSGGENTGATLLFSGIFMDLVRMTFAVMGWHKYDVSRSFEWTQLLGPILLSVGGTFILISVCMFRMLSCRAWSCQSIVFNGTNQPIMFHRATVVQYIPAPYGLVTQEVNPSI